One genomic window of Microbacterium testaceum StLB037 includes the following:
- the ilvD gene encoding dihydroxy-acid dehydratase, translating into MPAPQNPNTGEFDIKPRSRVVTDGIEATTSRGMLRAVGMGDEDWDKPQIGIASSWNEITPCNLSLDRLAQGAKEGVHAGGGYPLQFGTISVSDGISMGHEGMHFSLVSREVIADSVETVMMAERLDGSVLLAGCDKSIPGMLMASARLDLSSVFLYAGSIAPGWVKLSDGTEKDVTIIDSFEAVGACLAGKMSEADLKRIECAIAPGEGACGGMYTANTMASVAEALGLSLPGSAAPPSADRRRDYFAHRSGEAVVNLLRQGITTRDILTKEAFENAIALAMALGGSTNVVLHLLAIANEAEVELNLHDFNRIGDRTPHVADMKPFGQYVMNDVDRHGGIPVIMKAMLDEGLLHGDALTVTGKTLAENLADLNPDPVDGKVIHSFDDPIHATGGITILHGSMAPEGAVVKSAGFDGNVFEGPARVFERERAAMDALEAGDIAAGDVVVIRYEGPKGGPGMREMLAITAAIKGAGLGKDVLLLTDGRFSGGTTGLCIGHIAPEAVDAGPIAFVRDGDLIRVDIAARSLDLIVDEAELSSRREGWEPLPPRYTRGVLAKYSKLVHSAAEGAVTG; encoded by the coding sequence ATGCCCGCACCGCAGAATCCGAACACCGGCGAGTTCGATATCAAGCCCCGCAGTCGCGTCGTCACCGACGGCATCGAAGCCACCACGTCGCGCGGAATGCTCCGCGCGGTCGGCATGGGTGACGAGGACTGGGACAAGCCCCAGATCGGCATCGCGTCGAGCTGGAACGAGATCACCCCCTGCAACCTCAGCCTCGACCGTCTCGCGCAGGGCGCCAAGGAGGGCGTCCACGCCGGCGGCGGGTACCCGCTGCAGTTCGGCACCATCTCCGTCTCCGACGGCATCTCGATGGGCCACGAGGGCATGCACTTCTCGCTCGTGTCGCGCGAGGTCATCGCCGACAGCGTCGAGACCGTCATGATGGCCGAGCGCCTCGACGGCTCCGTGCTGCTGGCCGGCTGCGACAAGTCGATCCCCGGCATGCTCATGGCATCCGCTCGTCTCGACCTCTCGAGCGTCTTCCTCTACGCCGGATCTATCGCGCCGGGCTGGGTCAAGCTCTCCGACGGCACCGAGAAGGACGTCACGATCATCGACTCGTTCGAGGCCGTCGGTGCGTGCCTCGCGGGCAAGATGAGCGAGGCCGACCTCAAGCGCATCGAGTGCGCGATCGCCCCCGGCGAGGGGGCGTGCGGCGGCATGTACACCGCCAACACCATGGCGTCCGTCGCCGAGGCGCTCGGCCTGAGCCTCCCCGGCTCGGCCGCCCCGCCGTCGGCCGACCGCCGTCGCGACTACTTCGCCCACCGCTCGGGCGAGGCCGTCGTCAACCTTCTGCGCCAGGGCATCACCACGCGCGACATCCTGACCAAGGAGGCGTTCGAGAACGCCATCGCCCTCGCCATGGCGCTGGGTGGCTCCACCAACGTCGTCCTGCACCTGCTCGCGATCGCGAACGAGGCCGAGGTCGAGCTGAACCTGCACGACTTCAACCGCATCGGCGACCGCACCCCGCACGTCGCCGACATGAAGCCCTTCGGCCAGTACGTCATGAACGACGTCGACCGTCACGGCGGCATCCCGGTGATCATGAAGGCCATGCTCGACGAGGGCCTGCTGCACGGCGACGCGCTCACCGTCACGGGCAAGACCCTCGCCGAGAACCTCGCCGACCTGAACCCCGACCCGGTCGACGGCAAGGTCATCCACTCGTTCGACGACCCGATCCACGCCACCGGCGGCATCACGATCCTCCACGGCTCGATGGCGCCCGAGGGTGCGGTCGTGAAGTCGGCCGGCTTCGACGGCAACGTCTTCGAGGGTCCCGCCCGCGTGTTCGAGCGCGAGCGCGCCGCGATGGACGCCCTCGAGGCGGGCGACATCGCTGCCGGCGACGTCGTCGTCATCCGCTACGAGGGCCCCAAGGGTGGCCCCGGTATGCGCGAGATGCTCGCCATCACCGCCGCCATCAAGGGCGCGGGCCTCGGAAAAGATGTACTACTCTTGACGGACGGTCGATTCTCAGGCGGCACAACCGGCCTCTGCATCGGCCACATAGCTCCCGAAGCGGTGGACGCAGGTCCTATCGCCTTCGTGCGCGATGGTGATCTGATACGGGTCGATATCGCCGCTCGCAGTCTCGACTTGATCGTCGATGAGGCCGAGCTGAGTTCCCGCCGCGAAGGCTGGGAACCGCTTCCCCCGCGCTATACCCGTGGCGTTCTGGCCAAGTACTCCAAGCTCGTGCACTCCGCCGCGGAGGGCGCGGTCACGGGCTGA
- the ilvC gene encoding ketol-acid reductoisomerase produces MAEIFYDDDADLSIIQGKKVAIVGYGSQGHAHAQNLRDSGVEVVIALKDGSKSAAKAQEDGFEVKNVADAAEWADLIMILAPDQHQRSIFADSIKDKLTEGKTLAFAHGFNIRFGYIDAPEGVDVILVAPKAPGHTVRREYVAGRGIPDIIAVERDASGSAWDTALSYAKAIGGTRAGVIKTTFTEETETDLFGEQAVLCGGMSHLVQAGFETLVEAGYQPQIAYFEVLHELKLIVDLMWEGGIAKQRWSISDTAEYGDYVSGPRVISSDVKESMKGVLADIQSGAFAERFIADQDNGAPEFLELREKEQGHPIEATGKELRGLFAWKQQDSDYTEGSAAR; encoded by the coding sequence ATGGCAGAGATCTTCTACGACGACGACGCCGACCTCTCGATCATCCAGGGCAAGAAGGTCGCGATCGTCGGCTACGGCTCGCAGGGCCACGCGCACGCGCAGAACCTCCGCGACTCGGGCGTCGAGGTCGTCATCGCGCTCAAGGACGGCTCGAAGTCGGCCGCCAAGGCGCAGGAGGACGGCTTCGAGGTCAAGAACGTCGCCGACGCCGCCGAGTGGGCCGACCTGATCATGATCCTCGCGCCCGACCAGCACCAGCGCTCGATCTTCGCGGACTCCATCAAGGACAAGCTCACCGAGGGCAAGACGCTCGCCTTCGCGCACGGCTTCAACATCCGCTTCGGCTACATCGACGCCCCCGAGGGCGTCGACGTGATCCTCGTCGCCCCCAAGGCCCCCGGTCACACGGTGCGTCGCGAGTACGTCGCCGGCCGTGGCATCCCGGACATCATCGCCGTGGAGCGCGACGCCTCGGGCTCGGCCTGGGACACCGCGCTCTCGTACGCCAAGGCCATCGGCGGCACCCGTGCCGGCGTCATCAAGACGACCTTCACCGAAGAGACCGAGACCGACCTGTTCGGCGAGCAGGCCGTGCTCTGCGGTGGCATGAGCCACCTCGTGCAGGCCGGCTTCGAGACCCTCGTCGAGGCCGGCTACCAGCCGCAGATCGCGTACTTCGAGGTGCTGCACGAGCTCAAGCTCATCGTCGACCTCATGTGGGAGGGTGGCATCGCCAAGCAGCGCTGGTCGATCTCCGACACGGCCGAGTACGGCGACTACGTCTCGGGCCCGCGCGTCATCTCGTCCGACGTGAAGGAGAGCATGAAGGGGGTGCTCGCCGACATCCAGTCGGGTGCCTTCGCCGAGCGCTTCATCGCCGACCAGGACAACGGCGCCCCCGAGTTCCTCGAGCTGCGCGAGAAGGAGCAGGGTCACCCGATCGAGGCGACCGGTAAGGAGCTCCGCGGCCTCTTCGCCTGGAAGCAGCAGGACAGCGACTACACGGAGGGCAGCGCTGCGCGCTGA
- a CDS encoding acetolactate synthase large subunit, producing the protein MSIDSPTAAVPRPPARTAPAPVMTGAQAVVRSLDLLGVTDVFGLPGGAIMPVYDPLMDDEHVRHILVRHEQGAGHAAEGYAAASGKVGVAIATSGPGATNLVTAIADAYMDSVPLVCITGQVFSTLMGTDAFQEADIVGITMPITKHSFLVKTADEIPGAIAAAFEIASTGRPGPVLVDITKDAQQAEAPFVWPPKIDLPGYRPVTRAHGKQIQAAAQLLATAKKPVLYVGGGTIRSSASAELKVLAEATGAPVVTTLMARGAFPDSHEQHLGMPGMHGTVPAVLALQESDLIVSLGARFDDRVTGKAALFAPHAQVVHVDIDPAEISKIRTADVPIVGDLKEVLVDLDAAFRAADAEHPHDYTEWWTYLNGLREEFPLGYTPTTDGLLSPQHVIQRIGELTGPEGVYASGVGQHQMWAAQFIKYERPNAWLNSGGAGTMGYAVPAAMGAKVAQPDRAVWAIDGDGCFQMTNQELATCVINDIPIKVAIINNSSLGMVRQWQTLFFDGRHSNTDLNTGHGTRRIPDFVKLAEAYGCLAIRVEKEDEIDAAIQLALDTNDRPVVIDFVVSADAMVWPMVPQGVSNSYVQYARDHSPAFNEQED; encoded by the coding sequence ATGTCCATCGATTCCCCTACGGCGGCCGTGCCCCGGCCGCCCGCCCGCACCGCTCCGGCGCCCGTGATGACGGGTGCTCAGGCGGTCGTCCGCTCGCTCGACCTGCTCGGCGTCACCGATGTGTTCGGTCTCCCGGGCGGGGCGATCATGCCCGTCTACGACCCGCTCATGGACGACGAGCACGTTCGCCACATCCTGGTCCGTCACGAGCAGGGCGCCGGCCACGCGGCTGAGGGTTACGCCGCGGCCTCGGGCAAGGTCGGTGTCGCGATCGCGACGTCCGGCCCGGGCGCCACCAACCTCGTCACCGCGATCGCCGACGCCTACATGGACTCGGTGCCGCTGGTGTGCATCACCGGACAGGTGTTCTCGACCCTCATGGGGACGGATGCCTTCCAGGAGGCCGACATCGTCGGCATCACGATGCCGATCACCAAGCACTCCTTCCTGGTCAAGACGGCAGACGAGATTCCGGGCGCCATCGCGGCGGCCTTCGAGATCGCCTCCACGGGCCGCCCCGGCCCGGTGCTCGTCGACATCACGAAGGACGCGCAGCAGGCGGAGGCTCCCTTCGTGTGGCCGCCGAAGATCGACCTGCCCGGCTACCGTCCCGTCACCAGGGCGCACGGCAAGCAGATCCAGGCCGCGGCCCAGCTGCTCGCGACCGCCAAGAAGCCTGTGCTGTACGTGGGCGGCGGAACGATCCGTTCGAGCGCGTCGGCCGAGCTGAAGGTGCTCGCCGAGGCGACCGGTGCCCCCGTGGTCACCACGCTCATGGCGCGCGGTGCCTTCCCCGACTCGCACGAGCAGCACCTCGGCATGCCCGGTATGCACGGCACCGTCCCCGCGGTGCTGGCGCTGCAGGAGAGCGACCTGATCGTCTCCCTCGGCGCGCGCTTCGACGACCGCGTGACCGGCAAGGCGGCGCTCTTCGCGCCCCACGCGCAGGTCGTGCACGTCGACATCGACCCCGCCGAGATCTCGAAGATCCGCACGGCCGACGTGCCGATCGTGGGCGACCTGAAAGAGGTGCTGGTCGACCTGGATGCCGCTTTCCGCGCCGCCGATGCCGAGCACCCGCACGATTACACGGAATGGTGGACCTACCTGAACGGCCTCCGCGAGGAGTTCCCGCTCGGCTACACGCCCACCACCGACGGTCTCCTGTCGCCGCAGCATGTGATCCAGCGCATCGGCGAGCTGACCGGACCCGAGGGTGTCTACGCCTCGGGCGTCGGCCAGCACCAGATGTGGGCCGCCCAGTTCATCAAGTACGAGCGGCCGAACGCGTGGCTGAACTCCGGCGGCGCCGGCACCATGGGCTATGCGGTTCCCGCGGCCATGGGGGCCAAGGTCGCTCAGCCCGATCGCGCCGTCTGGGCGATCGACGGCGACGGCTGCTTCCAGATGACCAATCAGGAGCTGGCGACCTGCGTCATCAACGACATCCCGATCAAGGTCGCGATCATCAACAACTCTTCGCTCGGCATGGTGCGCCAGTGGCAGACGCTGTTCTTCGACGGCCGCCACTCCAACACCGACCTGAACACGGGGCACGGCACGCGCCGCATCCCGGACTTCGTCAAGCTGGCGGAGGCCTACGGTTGCCTGGCGATCCGGGTCGAGAAGGAAGACGAGATCGACGCGGCGATCCAGCTCGCGCTGGACACGAACGATCGTCCCGTCGTGATCGACTTTGTCGTGAGCGCCGACGCGATGGTGTGGCCGATGGTGCCGCAGGGCGTCAGCAACAGCTATGTCCAGTACGCGCGCGACCACTCGCCCGCCTTCAACGAGCAGGAGGACTGA
- the ilvN gene encoding acetolactate synthase small subunit, translating into MSRHVLSLLVEDKPGLLTRVAGLFARRGFNIESLAVGVTEVPGLSRITVVVDVEGLPLEQVTKQLNKLINVIKIVELDPAASVQREHVLVKVRADNATRSNVLEVVNLFRASVVDYAPDAIVIEITGDSGKVAAFLKAIEPFGVKELAQSGLLAVGRGGKSITERVLRG; encoded by the coding sequence ATGTCTCGTCACGTGCTGAGCCTCCTCGTCGAGGACAAGCCCGGTCTGCTCACGCGCGTCGCCGGTCTCTTCGCGCGCCGCGGGTTCAACATCGAATCCCTCGCCGTGGGCGTGACCGAGGTGCCGGGTCTCTCGCGCATCACGGTCGTGGTCGACGTCGAAGGCCTGCCGCTCGAGCAGGTCACGAAGCAGCTCAACAAGCTGATCAACGTGATCAAGATCGTCGAGCTCGACCCCGCGGCATCCGTTCAGCGCGAACACGTCCTCGTGAAGGTGCGCGCCGACAACGCGACACGGTCGAACGTGCTCGAGGTCGTGAACCTCTTCCGCGCCTCGGTGGTCGATTACGCCCCGGATGCCATCGTGATCGAGATCACGGGTGACTCGGGCAAGGTCGCCGCCTTCCTCAAAGCCATCGAGCCGTTCGGCGTGAAAGAGCTCGCGCAGTCGGGTCTTCTCGCGGTCGGTCGCGGCGGCAAGAGCATCACCGAACGCGTCCTGCGCGGCTGA